Genomic window (Sphaeramia orbicularis chromosome 7, fSphaOr1.1, whole genome shotgun sequence):
ccataaagacccaaacatccacggctaccaaaaccatctactaatataaactgtttaattcctgctgatccactaatcctatcaatacatgtaaataattggtgtagaatacagtttttcatcttttcatggtgatcacatatgatccatttggatgttcagaggctccgtagttaccatggaaacacagtcatcttatacaacattgattcaccagtaaaacccatggagttggatcaatgacagtgaatggacacactgagtttgtgttcagttcatgatagatttccTGAAAagactctttcttcagttttctgttcttgatataataaccctcaactttattctgagttttgatgaacatctacattattaaATGTAGGcgtgaagtgaatttttttttttttttttggttgaaaatattttggggttttttgtacttgtagcatagtaaatgtactgtggttcattcccctaacagaaaaaaagtcaaataaagcaattttgGGTGATTAAACTGGtaaaatagtcaataaaataatcagaaatatgattaaaagtaacaaaataagacaaatgcaaaaaaaaaaaaaagatccaaaaaattgcatttgaacacttatTTTCTTTGAGtaggttttttttcttgaagttaatttttatatgtatatatatatatatatatatatatatatatatatatatatatatatatatatataattttttattttatttatataatttttatttatttatttatttattttattgaaaatttttttttttggttaaaccaataaaaaaacaaatctaccttcataattttttgtggagttccaaaaatgtccgctccgctggacaccgtgtgtttaatttttgaagcaaagaatgcagtatcagaaagtgatatattgtgtgaaaacaataaaatcaaaacatttttaatgcagctaatctgttgttttctcacattttatcatattcccaatttttattagcaagttatttacactcaaacatgtcactataggtcagatttatcaagaaaagcaaagttacagtaatggtatgaatgtcagtgtatgggatggtgcataagcgtccactgtgtcagctcatatggaactaaaacaacaaaacccatgaatatacaagggaacagatgtagaatagttgtccactggagtgaccactatgcatgaagggtTATATGGGATAAGGTTTAAGCCAAAAAGAATTTGAACATGTGGAAGAGATTTGTATCTGTAAAAAagatttgtagctgaagaaaagttttgaacacgtaaaaaaaaaaaaaaaagaggttgtaaaaataatttgtgcaagtgtagaccatatttgtatcattgggaatgttttgttcacatgtaTAACTAAATCTGACAGAGGCACAACTCTGCCACCCTCAGGTGCAATGCTGAAGTTACGGGTTACAAAACTCAAGTTACTAATTACGAATTTTGGCCTTGTTTTGATGTCCGAGCGAATAACCAATCAGAGCGTTATTCACTGACCTGCCAATCAACATTACCCCACCTATatgcaaatttccacccaatcataGCAGCGGCAAATTTCCCACACAAATTTGAGCATCAACGGGTCATTGGGCGGGACCACTGAGAGACTTTGGTGGAACGACAGTTAACGAATTACCATAATACGAAGTATGTTGGCTGGAGAGATAGTACCACCGAGTTTATATTTGATATTCAAATTTGTGCAGGAAATTTGCCGCTActatttgattgggtggaaatttgcatATAGGTGGGGTAATGTTGATTGGCAGGTCAGTGAATAACGCTCTGATTGGTTATTCGCTCGGACATCAGAACAAGGCCAAAATTCATAATTCATAACTTGTATTTGGTGATCTGTAACTTGAGTTTTGTTGCCCATAACTTGAGTTTTGTTACCCGTAACTTGAGTTTTGTAACCCGTAACTTGAGTTCTGTAACCCATAACTTGAGTTCTATAACCCGTAACTTGAATTTTGTAACCAGTAACTTGAGTTCTGTAACCCGTAACTTGAGTTTTGTTACCTGTAACTTGAGTTCTGTAACCCGTAACTTGAGTTCTGTAACCCGTAACTTGAGTTTTGTAACCTGTAACTTGAGTTCTGTAACCCGTAACTTGAATTCTGTAACCTGTAACTTGAGTTTTGTTACCCGTAACTTGAGTTCTGTAACCCGTAACTTGAATTCTGTAACCCGTAACTTGAGTTTTGTTACCCGTAACTTGAGTTTTGTAACCCGTAACTTGAGTTCTGTAACCCGTAACTTGAGTTCTATAACCCGTAACTTGAATTTTGTAACCAGTAACTTGAGTTCTGTGACCCGTAACTTGAGTTTTGTTACCTGTAACTTGAGTTCTGTAACCCGTAACTTGAGTTCTGTAACCCGTAATTTGAATTCTGTAACCCGTAACTTGAGTTTTGTAACCTGTAACTTGAGTTCTGTAACCCGTAACTTGAGTTCTGTAACCCGTAACTTGAGTTCTGTAACCCGTAATTTGAATTCTGTAACCCGTAACTTGAGTTTTGTAACCTGTAACTTGAGTTCTGTAACCCGTAACTTGAGTTCTGTAACCCGTAACTTGAGTTTTGTTACCTGTAACTTGAGTTCTGTAACCCGTAACTTGAGTTCTGTAACCCGTAATTTGAATTCTGTAACCCGTAACTTGAGTTTTGTAACCTGTAACTTGAGTTCTGTAACCCGTAACTTGAGTTCTGTAACCCGTAACTTGAGTTCTGTAACCCGTAATTTGAATTCTGTAACCCGTAACTTGAGTTTTGTAACCTGTAACTTGAGTTCTGTAACCCGTAACTTGAGTTCTGTAACCCGTAACTTGAGTTCTGTAACCCGTAACTTGAGTTTTGTTACCTGTAACTTGAGTTTTGTTACCTGTAACTTGAGTTTTGTAACCTGTAACTTGAGTTTTGTAACCCGTAACTTGAGTTCTATAACCCGTAACTTGAGTTCTGTAACCCGTAACTTGAATTTTGTAACCAGTAACTTGAGTTCTGTAACCCGTAATTTGAATTCTGTAACCCGTAACTTGAGTTTTGTAACCCGTAACTTGAGTTCTGTAACCCGTAACTTGAGTTCTGTAACCCGTAATTTGAATTCTGTAACCTGTAACTTGAGTTCTGTAACCCGTAACTTGAGTTCTGTAACCCGTAACTTGAGTTCTGTAACCCGTAACTTGAGTTCTGTAACCCGTAACTTGAGTTTTGTTACCTGTAACTTGAGTTTTGTAACCCGTAACTTGAGTTTTGTAACCCGTAACTTGAGTTCTGTAACCCGTAACTTGAGTTTTGTTACCCGTAACTTGAGTTTTGTAACCCGTAACTTGAGTTCTGTAACCCGTAACTTGAGTTTTGTTACCCGTAACTTGAGTTCTGTAACCCGTAACTTGAGTTCTGTAACCCGTAACTCGAGTTCTGTAACCCGTAACTTGAGTTTTGTAACCTGTAACTTCAGCTTTGCACCTGAGGGTGGCAGAGTTGTGCCTCTATCAGATTTAGTTAtacatgtgaacaaaacattcccaATGATGACCCAGTGTATGGGCTacacttgcacaaattatttttacaacctgttttgttttgttttgttttgtttttttgttttttgtgttcagaacttttcttcagatacaaatcTTTATTACAGATACAAATCTCTTCCACACGTTCACCCTCTTTTTGGCTTAAATctaataccagagggttaaagctGAATGTTGGATAGCCAAAGATAATTTTTCACCTCAGTGAACACGAAAGATTTATTCTCTTATATTATCATATTCTATTCCCTTGTCAAAGTCACTTAGTTGCTTaagttgctcattttgctgcttccaacaaatGGTCACAGTGTGAAACTCTTCATCTCACCACTGATAATCCTCCCAAAACCATTGAGGTTCGTTCTTGTAGTTCTACATTTGACCTATAGAGGGAAGCAGCGCACCTCCACCGCGTTCACTCCGCTGCCGAATTaagagcgaagaagaagaaagacgGAAAAAGAGGCACCGCACTCACGTTGCCACATTGACTTTACACGTCAGTGCAGCTTGTGGCCGCTATTTTAGCAGACATGGACAACATCAAGGATGGCTGGTTTAAGGAGACATGCACGTTATGGCCGGGGCAAGCGATGAGCCTCGAAGTGGACGAAGTTCTGTACAACAAGAAGTCCAAATTTCAGGACATTATGGTGTTTAAGAGGTGAGTGCTTTAACTTGCTAGTCATTAGCCTCTGCTTAGCTTCTCAGCATCTTGAGTAGTTTCTTAAGCTGCTAGCATCTTGCCGCTTTAGCTTTCAAgcaaaccacaaagaaacaatgtGACTATAAAAACAAGTTTAGACTCATTAAGGCACtatatattaacattttagcgtTTTACCAACAAGAAAACCGTTATTTTGTCTTTTAACTTCCGGTCCAGACCGGAAGGAGGGTTGTGTCGCATTGTGGAGATTGACATAATTAAATCACCGTTCTTCTACGTTTTAGTAAACATCAGGCTCGTTTTATAAAGTAATACACAATCTTAAAGACTAAACATGTGTAAGAAAATAAGATGCTTTGTTTTACGGCTGTCTGATTATCTTGTTGCCCGTTTTCAATCATATCCGCAGTTGTGTGTCAGATAAGCAGGTTAATACCGTTTTAAGAGTCATTGTGACTGATTAGGATTTGTTGATTTTTCGTGGGATATAGTTGTAGTCTAGTAATGATGAGTTCCTGGTTTTAGATGCTGATAACGTGATTTAATCAAACACGTGTGTGGGCCTCATAAGGTTACTGTGGGGAGGGTGTAGAGGAAGAGCAGTGACAGGACAAGAAGCACAAGGAGGAGGACTCATTTTGTGCTGACAGCTCTGATCCAGTCCACATTAAGGGAACGAAGGGAAGCAGTTACAGCTGTCAAACCTTAATTATGCTCACATCATGGTTGAATTAGAATAAACTGATGTTTTTGGTTCCTGTCTGTAGAGTTTTCACATTTATACCTCCAAAACCAACAACAGATCAGCACAGGCAGTGTACTAGAATATGTACTGGCTCCAGGGGGTTCCTAATCAAACTGTCGACATCTTACTGGAAAGACTGTTTATATCATTCCTATTTGAATAAAATTCCAATGCATAAAGTTAACAGTTCAAGTCCTGCAAGAAAAATCTTACTTAGAGGTTCAGTTTGTATGATTTAGGAAGGTCTGTCAGTGCAACTGAGCCCTGACACTCATAAAAGGTTTGTTTAATTTATAACAACACCAGAATGAGAACCATTCTGTAATTCTTACAGAACAGGAgtgagctgtttatatctacagcaGGAGCTGGTAGCCTTTCGCAGAATCATGTTTCTACTTAGCACAGAATGGATTCCCTCTTTTCATTATATAATATGTGGCATCCATCTTTATGTGAATTACTGTAATCTAGTATGTTTGAGTGTGGGCCAGAGTTCATACTTTTTTAGCTAAaaaacttataatgggcaaaatgacTACTCATGCATTTTTTTGCAGCTGCTGTCCCCAAGGGTGGGGGTTCATTTGGTTATAAGCTGCTGGTTCAACactagatttcacacagtatctcaATCTGAAGCTTGAAGGAAAGTACACAAGTACTAGCAACAAAATGTAGCTGAAGTATTGATGTAAACAAACTGGTTTTTCTTCCTCTGACTCATATCATTACTTTCACTAAGGCTTTTCTTTTTCGAGCAGGAAAAGCATGGATTATAGTCTAACCTGTGGCACCAACTGATGGAAAAAGTTTAAAATGAAATTTGTGGTTTGTCAAATGAATGGAAGCGTGGACAGTTGGACTTGACATGGGTCTGCACTTTTGAGTGCCCTTCCATAATGTCATTAGATTATTGTTATTGGAGAAGCATTAGTGTTAGAttagcatgttctccccatgtccaCGTGGGTTCTCTCGGGGTACTCAAGCcgcctcccaccatccaaagacatgcactgacaggttaatgagttaatctaaattgcccatagctgtgaatgtgagagcagttgtttgtctctatatgtcagctctgcgatgaactggggacatgtccaaggtgtaccctgccttagcccataagtagctgggataggctccagcaactctagtgaggataaagtgggttcagataatgaatgaatagtaTATTAATGTTGTCTCTACTGGAGGTGGAGCCACTTTGAACTACTTTTCATCCAGTTTTATTGATGGTGATACCAGGGGAGTAaagaagaaattttttttttcacagatctgCTTTCTGGGTCTtgactttttctttggtttttgtttttatattggaTAACTTTGAAAACTCATTAAAGTGAAACTATATGAGTATCTTAGAGGATGAAAAAAAACACTACCTGGAGCTGTTAACAGCCCATGGACATCTGAACTATGAGCTGACCACATACTCAGACATGATAGCCAAAAAGTTTGAAAACCACTGATTCAATCTTTCATAATATGTTGTCTATTAAAaactttttcaacttttttttaaaaattaaaatcttgATCTTAGaaataactaaagctgtcagaccaGACAAATGTATCAGTGTAGAAGTATAATCGCCTTCCACCACCGAGGAATATCAAGGCAGTAATTTTTCCTAGACTGTAAATTGCTGCCCAGTTAATAACATTTTGGATATAATGGAGGGTCTTGGCTGTAAACTGCCTCAGACGTAAACAAATTTCTGAAATTGTGATTCTTTTATTGCACTGTTTTCAGTGAGACTACCCTCTAATTTCCTATCTATATCTAAACTCCTCTGTCCGGCTGTAGATCACAACAGTATGAGAAAGGATAACACACATGCACTGCTTGAGTTTTAAGGACTAAAATGTCTTActtaatctctttttttttcccctcatcccTTTCCAGTAAAACATATGGGAATGTTTTGGTGTTGGATGGAGTGATACAGTGCACAGAGAGGGATGAGTTTGCATATCAAGAAATGATTGCCAACCTCCCGATATGCAGCCATCCCTGCCCCAAGAAGGTATGACTCATGTTTACTGTTCATCTCCAAAAATGAATCCGAAGGATGAATACACTGAGGATGAGTCACGTTTCCTGTTGCACTGATACAGGCAGCACTTTCCCCTCTCACAGGTGCTCATCATCGGCGGTGGAGATGGTGGTGTGCTGAGAGAAGTGGTGAAACATCCACTGGTTGAATCAGTCGTTCAGTGTGAGATTGATGAGGTGGGTGCAACAACACTAAGAACTTCAGCctttactgacatgtattgattaCACTTTTTCCTTTATGCTGCATGTGTAGAATGGTCATATCAGTGTTGATGTTGTCTGCTTTGCAGGACGTCATTAATGCATCGAAGAAGTACCTCCTAGGTATGGCCCAAGGGTTTTTCAGTCCCAAGCTGACCCTCCATGTTGGAGATGGCTTTGAGTTTATGAAACAGAACCAGGATGCCTTCGATGTCATTATTACAGATTCCTCAGACCCTGTTGGTGAGTGCCACCGTCTTTATATAGGTTAAAACATATTTCCTTACCAGCTTTCACAATGTCTaaactcattttgttttgttttttatggcaGGTCCTGCTGAGAGTTTGTTCAAGGAGTCTTACTATCAGCTGATGAAGACAGCATTAAGAAAGGGTGGAATTCTCTGCTGCCAGGGTAAAGACATTTTTAGCACAGCTTTGTTTTTAAGTCTGTGGAAATTCAGAGCTTTGTTTTTCTGTATATATACATGGAAAATAACAGCCAAGACACTGAAATACAGTACTGGGCTAAAGTCTCAGGCCACGtttaatcttttttaaaaatgatcccATATATGTACTTCTGATTCTTTTCCATAAGAACATActgtaaatatgtgcacagccttaagacgcacaaaaaacctgaactaaatgggttgtaaaggttaaagtcaatatttagtttgacccctgacccAATGACAAGAagtagcacaaacagttagaaacatctgacaagaatgaaacctggtataaaacatcagaaaattaatgtaataaatctcatattgtctgaacaaaacagTTGAACatggaggtcacagtaaatatgaccactttggtttatagaagctgtttttaccctgaaactgttgtttttcctgctgttcatacttcacatatatcagactggatctaaatgcagagactgagaaatgcatgtgtggacattagaacttaattaaaataactaaactaatgttggactaggacttttgcacagtgctgtattTTGTATTGAAATGTTGGGCTGGGCTGTTGAGCtggttttctttagaatttttgtTTGGACAAGCAGGAAATCATGACTCAGTGCAGATGGAAAGACCCACTGCCTTTTGCAGTGTTACAAATTAGAGTACATCAGTATCAGTTGTCATACTCAATGTCCAGTTACTATATCTTATAAATAAGTAATTGTGAAAACTACCATTTTTCACTGTGAAGTAAGTGTGCAGACTGACTAAACTTGTATGTTAAGTTCCATGACTCTATAACTGTCCTATGTTACTAAGTAATCAATCTGCATTGTTGACCTGCATGTGAGTAAGAGCCTTTCTTTACTGGTGCTACCGTTTCACCGACCTAAATTTGATCTGTTATGAGCATTTTAACTAAAAATAATCTGGAACTGTGAACAGTGGAGCACAAAATACCTTTGACCTGAAATGTGACCCACTGTAAGCATATCATTTTCTTCAGGTCGTAAAGAAAGACGAAGATGATAACATTGTACATGTTTGCAAAACCAGTAGTAAATGTGCAAAAACAGCTGATTAAACCCAGTGCATGATGGGGATTATTCATCTCGGGAGATTAAGGAGAATCAAGGGCATAGCACAAGAAACTGTGAGCAGCAAGTTTAATTTGATtgaaagaataaataataaacaataagaaAAATCAGAGGGATAACTGAGGGGTAAAAACATTGTCAAAGTCACCCTGGATGGGTATTGTGATACGATAATCCTACgttgttcatttaatttaatttatgtattcattccaatctaaaggagcaggatgaagaaaacttatactTGCCCCTTTttaaaacatctgcttccatccgATAATTTaccgttacagctattacagtaaacagtttacatgatagtcagtgaaaataaataaatccaaaaatccataagtaaaattattcCCTTACATGTTTTtctaaagcttctctattctgtccttatacaacctcttaaactgaaaaaatatttgtacagctcctcccttccactgccaaagaattccacattctgacacccacaagaGAAagacacatttgctttacattagtcctgaccctttgctgtttaagattaaacctccttctatgtttttcatcctgtgatactat
Coding sequences:
- the srm gene encoding spermidine synthase codes for the protein MDNIKDGWFKETCTLWPGQAMSLEVDEVLYNKKSKFQDIMVFKSKTYGNVLVLDGVIQCTERDEFAYQEMIANLPICSHPCPKKVLIIGGGDGGVLREVVKHPLVESVVQCEIDEDVINASKKYLLGMAQGFFSPKLTLHVGDGFEFMKQNQDAFDVIITDSSDPVGPAESLFKESYYQLMKTALRKGGILCCQGECQWLHLELIKEMQTFCKSLFPVVDYAYCTIPTYPSGQIGFMLCSKNPETNFREPVKEMTKEEVESMNLKYYNPEIHKASFILPEFARKVLREA